One window from the genome of Bacillus rossius redtenbacheri isolate Brsri chromosome 12, Brsri_v3, whole genome shotgun sequence encodes:
- the LOC134537930 gene encoding uncharacterized protein LOC134537930, whose amino-acid sequence MRMLHIVLVLLQLGSSRQHRPLPEGAVGVVAGAHFEPIPQVTLYTSSVPVNFKVAWPMQLDDIQDSIKEITSCPSNSSSEWCVIFKELKHSLIYTDMLINKVNEAAGDDVLDFQSQVRERRGLNFIGEFFHWCCDIAVNSQLNNLFLNEQQMSEHINKMESQILNTHEALANMSNTIFVINEGMTGILKRVQSKFTNLSDYLKDLRETMVTKFSGMVQDIGHSFQFQVLLASQLAKQAHTFTRLEILDQCRSNKIPAIVVTPAQLKEKLNMLNEILNRDGYALSISVSEVQKYFNLPICKCQVHKENLYLQIKVPIVKLNSNWRLFQFVAVPFQWKNSTCHLDHAPNFLAVDGDHLITIQGRNLLYCRPFEDKLCFVPRFSGDTLGSALCPKALFQGITVENLSTTCAFRCHSGNQLMITQAGPERYFLTNPSGKLDLQCMKHNNESLFLGSGDILGAVDIEVPCDCRLYLNQELKINELYPCDALTKSKFQLVHVIPAAWTKLRKLKIFPHPTSTHTVFPSLMDCLDENWPTLIPHLNFSLTKFETPLDPIHLREPENVPRFVMKNLQSIALSIVSSVLLFIIIKNPYLVGIGTLPRVSALDNVTTLGIEISVTVITILVIVGMFLVLLLKYLRNRKPLSMSVEISTTVENAVPSTSGKVELKDILARDNGCVAKLSSETGEELKVTISICDDQ is encoded by the coding sequence TCAAAGAAATCACTTCTTgtccctccaatagttcaagtgaatggtgtgttattttcaaagaattaaaacataGCTTAATTTATACTGACATGCTAATTAATAAGGTAAACGAAGCAGCAGGGGATGACGTATTGGATTTTCAGTCTCAAGTTCGGGAAAGACGAGGGTTAAATTTCATTGGAGAGTTTTTTCATTGGTGTTGTGACATTGCCGTCAATAGTCAATTGAATAATCTTTTCCTAAATGAACAACAAATGTCAGAACACATAAACAAgatggaatcacaaattttaaacactcatgaggcactggcaaatatgagcaacactatttttgttataaacgagggaatgaccggaattctaaaaagagtacaatcaaaattcacaaatttgtcTGATTACTTAAAAGACCTCCGAGAGACTATGGTGACTAAGTTTTCAGGAATGGTTCAAGACATAGGACATTCATTCCAGTTTCAGGTACTGTTGGCCTCTCAATTAGCCAAACAAGCGCATACATTTACAAGACTAGAGATTCTGGACCAGTGCCGGTCAaataaaatacctgccattgtagttacaccagctcaattgaaagagaaattaaatatgctaaatgaaaTTCTTAATAGGGATGGTTATGCGTTGTCCATAAGTGTATCAgaagttcagaaatattttaatttacccatTTGTAAATGTCAAGTCCACAAGGAAAATTTATACCTTCAAATTAAAGTACCAATTGTTAAACTAAATTCCAATTGGAGATTGTTTCAGTTCGTCGCAGTCCCATTTCAGTGGAAGAACTCAACTTGTCATTTGGATCATGCTCCGAATTTTCTGGCAGTGGATGGAGACCATCTAATCactattcagggtagaaatttattatattgtagaccatttgaagataaattgtgttttgttcccAGGTTCTCCGGAGATACCCTAGGTAGTGCTTTGTGTCCAAAGGCTCTTTTTCAGGGGATTACCGTTGAAAATCTTAGTACCACATGTGCGTTTCGATGCCATTCCGGAAACCAACTGATGATCACCCAGGCTGGACCAGAGCGGTACTTCCTAACAAACCCGTCAGGAAAATTAGACTTGCAATGCatgaaacataacaatgaatctttatttttaggaagtggagacatcctcggagctgtagatatagaagtaccgtgtgattgtcgtttgtatttaaaccaagaacttaaaattaacgagttgtatccatgtgatgcgttaacaaaatctaaatttcaattggtacatgtaataccagctgcttggacgaagttacgtaaattgaaaattttccctcatcctacgtcaacacatacagtttttccatccttaatggattgtttagatgaaaattggccaactctaataccacatttaaatttttctttgacaaagtttgaaacccctttagacccgattcatttaagagaaccagaaaacgtaccaagatttgtaatgaaaaacttacagagtattgcgctttccattgtaagtagtgtattattatttattattattaaaaatccatatctagtaggtattggaacgctaccaagagtatccgccttggacaatgttactacccttggcatagaaataagtgtaactgtaattactatattggtaatagttggaatgtttttagttctgttattaaaatatctgagaaatcggaaacccctcagtatgtctgtagaaatctcgactacagtagaaaatgctgttccttctaccagtggaaaggtagaattaaaagacatactagccagagataatggttgtgtagctaagttatccagtgaaactggggaggaattgaaagtaaccatttccatttgtgatgatcagtag